GGAAGGCTCCTTGGCGGACCGCCATAGGTGATGCGATGGGTCTTTTCTCCTTTAGATGTGATCATCGCCATCTCGGCAGCGCGCTCGTCCATATGGACGGTGACGCCAAGCGCAATATCCGCTTTCCTTTCGGCCCGGGCGGAGCGCAAAGCTTCGGTCAACGATTCCAGGCTCAAGTTCGGGATGGAAGCGGAATGCGGAATCTTTCGCGCCAGCATACCATCGAGTCCGCTTTCAACGGCGGTCAGGGTCAATCCGCGCCGCGTGACCATGTCGAGGACCACTTCATGGAGCCGGTCTTCGTCTGCGCCAAAGATAACGGAGCCGAGGCGCGTGCGGATATCCGCTTCAACTTTGGCGATCATTTCATTCGCCTCGGACTCACTTTTGGCTTTTGCCGCAACGCGGATATCCACCACACCCGTATGCGCCGCAAGGCCGACTGTGGGATTGCTCAGCGTTTCAAGGTCTGCGATTCTTTCATCGATCATGCCTTCACCCAGACCTGCGCAATGCAGCACGCGGACCTTGATGATCGCGTCGAGCCCGAAGCGTTTTTGCAAATAAGGAATGACCGATTCGTGCAGAATGTGTTCCATTTCAGCGGGCACGCCGGGCAATGAGATCACAGCATTCTTTTCAGTCTCTACGATGAAACACGGAGCCGTCCCAACCGGATTTCTTAAACCAATTGCACCTTTGGGAACATACGCCTGACGTTTTTGATTCTCAGAGGGTTTGCGCCCATAACGACCGATGGTTTCGACGACTTGCTGCCAAAGGTCTTCGCGAAATTCCGTCTCCACCCCGATGGCTTTGGCGACGGCTTCTCGCGTGGGGTCATCCACGGTGGGACCCAGCCCGCCGGTGGTAATGACGATATTTGCGCGTTCCATCGAATGGCTGATTGCGCTGGCAATCCGGTCGACATTATCCCCAATGGTGATGGTGCGATACAAATCCACGCCCAGGCTGCGCAGCGTGCGGGCGATGTAGCGGGTATTCGTATCCACGATCTCGCCGAGCAATATTTCCGTTCCGATGGTGATGATTTCTGCAGAGGTCATAGGTTTCTTTTGTAGGTCACGTTACTACCGTGACGCCATGCTGCAAGCGTGACCTACAGTGTCATAATTTAAACCACATTGTACTCTTTTATCAAACGTCCCTCTTCGAAGCGCTTCAGGTCGAGCATCGATACATCCACGCTTGAATATTTTCCATCCAGGATATATTCGCTCAACAGCTTCCCGGAGATCGGTCCGTGCATGAAGCCGTGACCTGAGAATCCGGTGCATAGAAAAAAACCCTTTACATCCGTCGCGCCATAAATGGGATGCGCATCCGGCGTCATTTCGTAAAGACCTGCCCAATGAGATGCGCGGCTTGCCTTTTCCAAAAGCGGCATTCGTCCGATGGCGGCTTCAAGGTTGACCAGTTCGAAATTCTCGTCCACGCTTTGGTCATATCCAGGCTTTTCGTCGGGGTTGCTCATGCCGACCAGCAAACCCTCGCCTTCGCGATGAAAATACAATGACTTGGCAAAGTCAATGACGAACGGAAAATTCTCCGGCACTTCTTTCAATGGATTCGTTGTGAACATTTGCCTGCGCAGGGGGATGAGCGGAACGTTGATCCCCGCCATCGCAGCGATCAGACCTGACCACGGTCCCGCCGCGTTCAACACGACTCGCGCCTCGATCTCACCCAGATTTGTTTTAACGCTGCGAACCTCTCCGCCGCTGACAGTGACTCCAATCACTTCCACGCCCGTAAGCGCCCTGACGCCCATCTTCTGCGAGGCGTTGATATATCCCATCACGATGCTGTTCGGGTCCGCCGTGCCGTCTTTCCAATGAAATGTGCCAGCCAACGCGTCGTCGAACCGCATGAGTGGCAGCCGCCTGCGGACCTCATCTCCGCTCAGCAATTCCGTTTGCACGCCCAGTCGATTCTGCATGGCAACATTACGCCTGAACTCTTTTACTTCAATTTCATTCGTCGCCACCAGCAAATATCCGTACTTGTGATAGCCGGGGTCCTGTCCGATTTCCTCTTTGAAATTTTCGATCATCGGCAGGCTATGTATGGACAAAGTGACGTTGATCTCAGTGGAAAATTGATAACGCACCCCGCCCGCGCATCTTCCCGTTGCACCGGTGCCGAAATGACTTTCTTTTTCCAGGAGGAGAATGTCTTTCACCCCGCGTTTTGCGAGATGGTATGCGGCGCTGGCCCCCATTACACCGCCGCCTATAATGAGGATGTCTGCTGTCTTTGGAATATCCATTTTATAACTCGATCTCCCTTCCCAGTCTCATCGCTTTTGCATTCTTCAACGCCAGCTGCGCCGCCATTGCATCCTGCACCGCAACACCGACGGATTTGAAATAGGTGATCTCCATCTCTGAGCTTCTGCCCGGTTTCCTGCCAAGGATGATCTCACCCAACTCAGCGCGGACGTGAGCCTCCGTGATCAATCCGCTTTTCATCGGTTGGATCAAATCTCCAGCTTCAGCCAGGACCGCTGAGCGCGAATCCACGAAAACCCCGGCGCGTTGAATGGTTTCGGGAGGAATTTCGACCATATCCGGTGTGTAGGAGCCGATAGCCGAGATATGCGCCCCGGGCTTGATGTCGGCATCGGCAAAAACCGGCGTGTTTGATGTTGTGGCTGTGCAAATGATGTCAGCGGATTTCACCGCCTCGCGGGAGGATGAAGCAGGTTTTAGGTCGGCAGGAATCGCCCCGTGTCCTGCCATTTCAGCGACAAAGGTTTCAGTGCGTTTTGCGTCCGAATCGTAGACCCATGCCTTTTCGATCTTGCGGACAGAACAGGCGGCTTCAAGTTGCGTGCGCCCCTGCGCCCCTGCGCCGAAGATGGCGACTGTATGACTGTCTTTACGCGCGAGCAGGTCTATTGCTGCGCCGCTCCCTGCGCCTGTGCGGATGGCGGTAAGCGAACCCCCGTCGAGCAGCGCGGAAACTTTCCCCGTATCAGCTTCGAATGCGACCACTGCCGCCTCGATGTAAGGCAGTCCGCGCGCTGGGTTGTCGGGAAAGATGGAAACGATCTTGATGGCAAGCGCATCCTCTTCGTCGGTGTGGACATAGGCGGGCATGAAGATTGAGAGCGCGTTCTGGTTCGGGATCGATAAGCGCGTCCGAAGGGGCGCCTCCGCCTGCCCGCCTGAGAGCGAGGCGTAGGCCTTCTTCATCGCTTCGATGGTCTCCCGCATTGGTAGGGCTTTACGAACTTCATCGGCGTTCAATACGAGCATGATGCCTCCAATTTTTGTGAAGCGGCGATCCGACCCCACATCTTGATTTTAATGGAGAAGGGGACGAATCAAAAGGCGCAGGGGGATTCTCCTCTGCGCCTTCTTTCATTGGGTCGGGACTGTTATTCCATTCCAAGGTACGCCTTTTGGACGGTTGGGTTATTTTTGAGATTTTCGGCGGAGTCGCTGATGACGATCTCGCCTGTTTGTAAAACATAGCCGCGGTGAGCGATGGAGAGCGCCATGAGAGCGTTCTGCTCGACGAGCAGGATCGTGACGCCTTCCTTGTTGATCTGCTGAATGGTATCGAAGATCAGTTCCACCAGCACTGGTGCGAGTCCCATCGAAGGTTCGTCCATGAGCAGGATGCTGGGGCTTGCCATGAGCGCGCGTCCTGTGGCGAGCATTTGTTGTTCACCACCGGAAAGTGTGCCAGCCACCTGGGTATGACGCTCTTTCAGACGCGGGAAGAGTGTGAACACCCTCTCCATGTTGCGGCTGATTCCCTGGGGATCCTTGAGGCTGTAGGCGCCCATTTCCAAGTTTTCGTTCACGGTGAGACGGGCAAACACGCCGCGCCCTTCGGGCACCATGGAAATACCCTTGTACACAATTTCATGCGCCTTGTATTTCGAGAGATCTTCGCCGTTAAGGCGGACGGTCCCTTCGCGCGGCTTGAGAAGACCTGAAATAGTCCTCAGGGTGGTGGTTTTTCCAGCACCATTGCCACCGATCAGGGTGACGATCTCTCCTTTTTCGATGGAGAGTGTGATTCCCTTGAGGGCATGGATGTTGCCATAATAAGTGTTGACGTTGTCAAGTGTCAGCATGGGCATTCTATTACCCTGCCTTTCTGGAATGACGCTCGTGCGCACTGGCCATGCCTTCGGTGGCGGCGCCACGGCCGAGGTAGGCTTCGATCACACGCGGATTGCTCTGAATCTCAGCGGGGGTGCCCTCAGCAATCTTTTCACCGTAATCTAGTACGGTTATATTCTCGGAAATGCCCATGACCACACGCATGTGGTGTTCGATGAGCAGAATGGTGATTCCCAGCTCGTCCCGCAGGCGGCGAATGAAAGCAGTCAGGTCCTCGCTTTCGCGCGGGTTCATACCTGCGGACGGTTCGTCGAGCAGGAGAAGTTTGGGTTTTGTGGCAAGGGCACGAGCGATCTCAAGCCTGCGCTGGGCACCGTAAGGCAGATTGCGCGCCAGCATGTCCCCTTTGCCTTTGAGGTCCACAAAGTTCAGAAGGTGTTGGGCTTGGGCAAGTGCGGTCTTTTCCTCTTTGCGAACGCGGGGCGTGCCAAGAACGGCTCCCATCCATGGCGCGTGCAAAAACATGTGCTGGCCGACCAGGATATTTTCCAATGCGGTCATGTCGGCGAACAGGCGGATGTTTTGGTATGTACGCGAGATGCCAAGACG
This portion of the Anaerolineales bacterium genome encodes:
- a CDS encoding ornithine cyclodeaminase family protein, which produces MLVLNADEVRKALPMRETIEAMKKAYASLSGGQAEAPLRTRLSIPNQNALSIFMPAYVHTDEEDALAIKIVSIFPDNPARGLPYIEAAVVAFEADTGKVSALLDGGSLTAIRTGAGSGAAIDLLARKDSHTVAIFGAGAQGRTQLEAACSVRKIEKAWVYDSDAKRTETFVAEMAGHGAIPADLKPASSSREAVKSADIICTATTSNTPVFADADIKPGAHISAIGSYTPDMVEIPPETIQRAGVFVDSRSAVLAEAGDLIQPMKSGLITEAHVRAELGEIILGRKPGRSSEMEITYFKSVGVAVQDAMAAQLALKNAKAMRLGREIEL
- a CDS encoding FAD-binding oxidoreductase, yielding MDIPKTADILIIGGGVMGASAAYHLAKRGVKDILLLEKESHFGTGATGRCAGGVRYQFSTEINVTLSIHSLPMIENFKEEIGQDPGYHKYGYLLVATNEIEVKEFRRNVAMQNRLGVQTELLSGDEVRRRLPLMRFDDALAGTFHWKDGTADPNSIVMGYINASQKMGVRALTGVEVIGVTVSGGEVRSVKTNLGEIEARVVLNAAGPWSGLIAAMAGINVPLIPLRRQMFTTNPLKEVPENFPFVIDFAKSLYFHREGEGLLVGMSNPDEKPGYDQSVDENFELVNLEAAIGRMPLLEKASRASHWAGLYEMTPDAHPIYGATDVKGFFLCTGFSGHGFMHGPISGKLLSEYILDGKYSSVDVSMLDLKRFEEGRLIKEYNVV
- a CDS encoding CinA family nicotinamide mononucleotide deamidase-related protein encodes the protein MTSAEIITIGTEILLGEIVDTNTRYIARTLRSLGVDLYRTITIGDNVDRIASAISHSMERANIVITTGGLGPTVDDPTREAVAKAIGVETEFREDLWQQVVETIGRYGRKPSENQKRQAYVPKGAIGLRNPVGTAPCFIVETEKNAVISLPGVPAEMEHILHESVIPYLQKRFGLDAIIKVRVLHCAGLGEGMIDERIADLETLSNPTVGLAAHTGVVDIRVAAKAKSESEANEMIAKVEADIRTRLGSVIFGADEDRLHEVVLDMVTRRGLTLTAVESGLDGMLARKIPHSASIPNLSLESLTEALRSARAERKADIALGVTVHMDERAAEMAMITSKGEKTHRITYGGPPRSLPRWSMNLALNWLRTSLEELN
- a CDS encoding ABC transporter ATP-binding protein, whose protein sequence is MTPILTATKVTKRFGGLTAVNAVDFEIPEKGIVSIIGPNGAGKTTFFNCITGFGKADEGTINFEGTPIQKLRPDQIARLGISRTYQNIRLFADMTALENILVGQHMFLHAPWMGAVLGTPRVRKEEKTALAQAQHLLNFVDLKGKGDMLARNLPYGAQRRLEIARALATKPKLLLLDEPSAGMNPRESEDLTAFIRRLRDELGITILLIEHHMRVVMGISENITVLDYGEKIAEGTPAEIQSNPRVIEAYLGRGAATEGMASAHERHSRKAG
- a CDS encoding ABC transporter ATP-binding protein, yielding MPMLTLDNVNTYYGNIHALKGITLSIEKGEIVTLIGGNGAGKTTTLRTISGLLKPREGTVRLNGEDLSKYKAHEIVYKGISMVPEGRGVFARLTVNENLEMGAYSLKDPQGISRNMERVFTLFPRLKERHTQVAGTLSGGEQQMLATGRALMASPSILLMDEPSMGLAPVLVELIFDTIQQINKEGVTILLVEQNALMALSIAHRGYVLQTGEIVISDSAENLKNNPTVQKAYLGME